A DNA window from Seriola aureovittata isolate HTS-2021-v1 ecotype China chromosome 8, ASM2101889v1, whole genome shotgun sequence contains the following coding sequences:
- the LOC130173330 gene encoding uncharacterized protein LOC130173330: MWSMPLCPTNPAILHAHTFTRNTPAKVTQAPASKFAHHSEGHTCVCVCVCVRLRTYVSVCVCVCETVHVCVCVCVRAKTVHLDTSSLTCPQSFIYVSPCFQPQCISFCVCFLSPCIFSSHPSSRFILSNFFCHHPPVLVLHSLCLSSPLSVTLPLFSARCDQLGDISPTDIPGDRTSGGHALLHLSSLCLPSVSPLHTWLSCHSCSSSLSSPLSSRQSRQQTSLLSCLPPPQFQALIPYGTDSDISASAFPSCVCPVIYPPFPLPCMFGLHADSDASPFFPSAPCAPTLFQPFLFFHLSLCLPLSRSLQVAVHNDGPVSPPVCQPLTCILATTSPLAVVLHAEQANKTPGE, translated from the coding sequence ATGTGGAGTATGCCACTGTGCCCGACAAATCCAGCCATCCTGCAcgcgcacacattcacacgaAACACCCCTGCAAAGGTGACACAAGCGCCCGCTAGCAAGTTTGCTCATCACAGTGAAGGGCAcacctgtgtgtgcgtgtgtgtgtgtgtgagactgcgcacatatgtgtctgtgtgtgtgtgtgtgtgtgagactgtgcacgtatgtgtgtgtgtgtgcgtgcgtgcgaaAACGGTCCACCTGGACACGAGTAGTCTGACATGTCCTCAATCTTTCATCTATGTATCCCCCTGTTTCCAACCACAATgcatctctttctgtgtctgttttctctctccctgtataTTTTCATCACATCCTTCTTCTCGTTTTATCCTCTCTAACTTCTTTTGTCATCATCCCCCTGTTCTTGTCCTCCACAGTCTCTGCCTGtcctcacctctctctgtcacactccCTCTGTTCTCTGCTCGCTGTGATCAATTAGGAGACATTAGTCCCACAGATATTCCAGGTGACAGAACCTCAGGAGGCCACGctctccttcatctctcctctctctgcctcccctcaGTTTCTCCTCTCCACACCTGGCTGTCTTGTcactcctgctcctcctccctgtcaTCTCCCCTTTCTTCTCGGCAGAGTAGACAGCAGACCTCGCTCCTCTCCTgtttaccccccccccaatttCAAGCTCTCATCCCTTACGGCACCGACAGTGACATATCAGCCTCAGCCTTCCCCTCCTGCGTCTGTCCAGTCATCTAtcctcctttccctctcccCTGTATGTTTGGGCTACATGCTGACAGTGACGCATCTCCCTTTTTCCCCTCTGCCCCCTGTGCTCCAACTCTATTCCaaccctttctttttttccacctctctctctgccttcctctaTCTCGCTCTCTCCAGGTTGCTGTTCACAATGACGGACCTGTCTCCCCTCCTGTATGCCAACCGCTCACCTGTATCCTAGCAACCACCTCTCCTTTGGCTGTGGTGCTCCATGCGGAGCAAGCAAACAAGACGCCCGGGGAATGA